A stretch of the Medicago truncatula cultivar Jemalong A17 chromosome 5, MtrunA17r5.0-ANR, whole genome shotgun sequence genome encodes the following:
- the LOC11424075 gene encoding uncharacterized protein isoform X1 gives MFTEGLDETALQWINKQVSQQQVQVEECTTRSPLTDKKSPLPRSPLFASNNNLTPKSPSLPPLKFNSSLLPRINLAFGFNHNDSVSDDDDDDDDDESVDSLSCPAAETDDENEEDQRILDNLDTPIAQCYDEEQLFGFGNGTKYKTLKPSGILRKGLVNETLIIQVPNSVNARRFTDGELGFNKCVQKKMTPCGSEIGTAGRGVRFQNTSNLNDSVDLATPSAPPIFIDGEGGEGDVHYSEGSVANEVDEMTQQDRRSWQSRDSVNCDDGGGRSECSIEQKPNTVAESQETTSTQGMERQAPPPHLQYLNNSSCSSQDAWQTLITYDACIRLCLQAWARGCTEAPEFLKDECLALRSAFGLHEFLLQPRGIKPTEGSTRNSEQTVPLKTKKVVGKIRVEVKKLRIIQRRKLKGTFSNRGSMYKQAGMEYVRHVSSIVKSGINSIKSASFSVTEEEPLYCLIQLKSATEENESESCSAIFLRPGSGDYHDFFPLSQGDALLVEVQDSKKGVHGEARIPISYLNDNPNDRIRWWEINHDDNECVGKIQLSIGSTMTSGDNNHIKSAPVVETQAYDVLLEGAMRSQCFHSRNLRLNGPWKWLLDAFADYYGVSDSYAKLRYLLQVMNVATPTKDCLELVKELLDPLMKARSERSLTRQERSILLDCETQIERLLATVFENYKSLDENSPTGLTDHFGLASHSAAPALHPALQVYSILHDILSSDAQTILQNYLQTAARKRCRKHMMETDEFVSGASESYQMDSITIATAYLKIKNLCISIRNEIQADIKINNHNTIHGQHIFPSSIDLANITAAIYSTELCKRLRTFLSAWPPSSPQPHVNELLVATADFERDLESWNISSVQGGVDSRNLFHNYIMVWIQDMQLILFDLCKAEKVPWAGVTTNHSTSPFAEKMYENIKDNLIQYEVVINRWPQYSLYLENAVANIERAIVKSLEKQYSEILTPLKDSIPKRLHLQVQKLARRQSATVQLVPNQLGIFLNTIKRILDVLHCRVEDILNSWASCLPVMGDKKLFGEQMNGITVLLRTRYKTYLQAIIGNLVNNIQGNKSTRLKKMLEETREADGEAEVRERMQLLNSQLADFISNLHEVFTSQIFIAICRGLWDRMGQIVLKFLEGRKENRIWYNGSCYALGILDDTFASQMQRLRGNALQEKDIEPPRSVIEARSILCKDTTNAADPSTYFYI, from the exons AACAACAAGTACAAGTTGAAGAATGCACCACACGCTCTCCTCTAACTGATAAAAAATCACCACTCCCCAGATCACCACTTTTCGCTTCCAATAATAACCTCACTCCTAAATCTCCTTCTTTACCTCCTTTGAAATTCAACTCTTCTTTGCTTCCTCGTATTAACCTCGCATTCGGATTCAATCATAATGATAGTGtcagtgatgatgatgatgatgatgatgatgatgagagtgTTGATTCATTATCCTGTCCTGCTGCTGAAACCGATGATGAAAACGAAGAAGATCAAAGAATACTTGACAATTTGGATACTCCAATTGCACAGTGTTACGATGAGGAACAATTATTTGGATTTGGTAATGgaacaaaatataaaaccctCAAACCTAGTGGAATTTTGAGGAAGGGTTTGGTAAATGAGACTTTAATAATTCAAGTTCCGAATAGTGTTAATGCTAGGAGATTTACAGATGGAGAATTAGGTTTTAACAAATGTGTTCAGAAGAAAATGACTCCATGTGGAAGTGAAATTGGTACTGCTGGAAGAGGGGTTCGGTTTCAAAATACGAGTAATTTGAATGATTCTGTTGATTTGGCTACTCCAAGTGCTCCTCCAATCTTTATTGATGGTGAAGGAGGAGAAGGTGATGTTCATTATTCAGAAGGATCGGTGGCGAATGAAGTCGATGAAATGACTCAGCAGGATAGGAGATCTTGGCAATCTAGAGATTCTGTGAATTGTGATGATGGCGGAGGAAGAAGTGAGTGTTCAATTGAACAAAAGCCTAATACTGTTGCTGAAAG TCAGGAAACAACTTCTACCCAGGGCATGGAAAGGCAGGCTCCTCCTCCACACTTACAATATCTCAACAACAG CAGTTGCAGTAGTCAAGATGCCTGGCAAACCCTTATCACTTATGACGCCTGCATTCGTTTATGCCTGCAAGCATGGGCAAGAGGCTGTACTGAGGCCCCGGAGTTTCTAAAGGATGAGTGTCTGGCTCTTCGAAGTGCCTTTGG GTTACATGAGTTCTTGTTGCAACCTCGAGGTATAAAGCCAACTGAAGGAAGTACAAGGAATTCAGAACAAACAGTGCCTCTCAAGACGAAGAAGGTTGTGGGGAAAATAAGAGTGGAAG TGAAGAAACTTCGTATTATACAAAGAAGAAAACTGAAGGGCACATTTTCAAACCGAGGATCAATGTATAAGCAAGCTGGGATGGAGTACGTCAGGCACGTTTCATCCATTGTGAAAAGTGGTATAAATTCTATAAAGTCAGCGTCGTTCTCAGTGACAGAAGAAG AGCCACTGTATTGTTTGATCCAACTCAAGAGTGCAACAGAAGAAAATGAATCAGAGTCATGTTCTGCAATTTTTCTTCGCCCTGGAAGTGGAGATTATCATGATTT TTTCCCATTGAGCCAAGGGGATGCTTTActtgtagaagtccaagattCTAAGAAGGGAGTCCATGGTGAAGCCAGGATTCCAATTTCATACCTTAATGATAATCCT AATGACAGAATTCGGTGGTGGGAAATAAATCATGATGATAATGAATGTGTTGGCAAGATCCAGCTCTCAATTGGAAGTACAATGACAAGTGGTGACAACAATCATATAAAG AGTGCTCCTGTTGTGGAAACTCAAGCTTATGATGTATTGTTGGAGGGTGCGATGCGTTCACAGTGTTTTCACTCCCGAAACTTGCGGCTAAATGGGCCATGGAAATGGTTGTTGGATGCATTTGCTGACTACTATGGAGTTTCCGATTCATATGCTAAATTGAG ATATCTATTACAGGTCATGAATGTAGCAACTCCAACAAAGGACTGCCTGGAGCTTGTGAAAGAGTTGCTTGATCCCCTAATGAAGGCCAGAAGTGAGAGAAGTCTGACTAGGCAAGAG AGAAGTATACTTTTGGATTGTGAAACACAAATTGAAAGACTACTAGCGACTGTTTTTGAGAATTACAAATCCCTTGATGAAAACTCGCCAACAGGTCTAACCGATCATTTTGGTCTAGCATCTCATTCAGCAGCACCAGCTTTACATCCTGCTCTACAGGTCTACAGTATTCTTCATGATATTCTATCTTCAGATGCCCAAACTATTCTACAGAACTATCTGCAG ACTGCAGCAAGAAAAAGGTGTAGAAAACACATGATGGAGACTGATGAATTTGTGTCGGGTGCCTCTGAAAGTTACCAAATGGACAGCATTACCATCGCAACGGCATACCTGAAGATAAAAAACCTTTGTATTTCCATAAGAAATGAAATTCAGGCAGACATAAAGATCAACAACCATAATACAATCCATGGTCAGCATATTTTTCCCAG TTCAATTGACCTGGCAAACATCACAGCAGCCATTTATAGCACAGAGCTGTGTAAAAGGCTGAGAACTTTCCTTTCTGCATGGCCACCATCAAGTCCACAGCCACATGTGAATGAGCTTCTAGTGGCAACTGCAGACTTTGAACGCGATCTCGAGTCATGGAATATAAG TTCTGTGCAGGGAGGTGTAGACTCCAGAAATTTGTTTCACAATTACATCATGGTTTGGATTCAGGATATGCAACTTATTTTGTTTGATCTTTGTAAAGCAGAAAAG GTTCCATGGGCTGGAGTCACCACAAACCATTCCACTTCACCATTTGCTGAGAAAATGTATGAGAACATTAAAGACAACTTGATCCAGTatgaagtggtaatcaataGATGGCCTCAATACTCCTTGTATTTGGAAAAT GCTGTGGCAAATATTGAAAGGGCAATTGTGAAATCGCTTGAAAAACAATACAGTGAGATCTTAACTCCTTTGAAAGATAGCATACCAAAGAGACTTCACTTGCAAGTTCAAAAGCTAGCAAGAAGACAATCAGCTACAGTTCAGTTGGTTCCTAACCAA TTGGGAATATTCTTGAACACCATCAAGAGGATACTTGATGTCCTGCATTGTAGAGTGGAAGACATCCTAAATTCATGGGCATCCTGTCTACCTGTCATGGGAGATAAGAAGTTGTTTGGAGAGCAAATGAATGGAATCACCGTGTTACTGAGAACCAGATACAAAACTTATTTGCAAGCAATAATAGGGAATCTTGTCAACAAT ATTCAAGGTAATAAGAGCACACGGCTGAAAAAGATGCTTGAGGAAACAAGAGAAGCAGATGGAGAAGCAGAAGTTCGTGAAAGAATGCAGTTGTTGAATTCACAACTCGCTGACTTCATTTCCAACCTTCATGAGGTCTTTACCAGCCAAATATTCATAGCAATATGTCGTGGATTGTGGGACAGAATGGGACAG attgttttgaaatttctaGAAGGGAGGAAAGAAAATAGAATATGGTACAATGGATCTTGCTATGCTCTTGGG ATATTGGATGACACATTTGCTTCTCAGATGCAAAGATTAAGAGGAAATGCATTGCAAGAGAAAGATATTGAGCCTCCTCGCTCAGTGATTGAAGCTCGATCTATTCTTTGCAAAGACACAACAAATGCAGCTGATCCATCTACTTACTTCTATATATAG
- the LOC11424075 gene encoding uncharacterized protein isoform X3: protein MFTEGLDETALQWINKQVSQQQVQVEECTTRSPLTDKKSPLPRSPLFASNNNLTPKSPSLPPLKFNSSLLPRINLAFGFNHNDSVSDDDDDDDDDESVDSLSCPAAETDDENEEDQRILDNLDTPIAQCYDEEQLFGFGNGTKYKTLKPSGILRKGLVNETLIIQVPNSVNARRFTDGELGFNKCVQKKMTPCGSEIGTAGRGVRFQNTSNLNDSVDLATPSAPPIFIDGEGGEGDVHYSEGSVANEVDEMTQQDRRSWQSRDSVNCDDGGGRSECSIEQKPNTVAESQETTSTQGMERQAPPPHLQYLNNSCSSQDAWQTLITYDACIRLCLQAWARGCTEAPEFLKDECLALRSAFGLHEFLLQPRGIKPTEGSTRNSEQTVPLKTKKVVGKIRVEVKKLRIIQRRKLKGTFSNRGSMYKQAGMEYVRHVSSIVKSGINSIKSASFSVTEEEPLYCLIQLKSATEENESESCSAIFLRPGSGDYHDFFPLSQGDALLVEVQDSKKGVHGEARIPISYLNDNPNDRIRWWEINHDDNECVGKIQLSIGSTMTSGDNNHIKSAPVVETQAYDVLLEGAMRSQCFHSRNLRLNGPWKWLLDAFADYYGVSDSYAKLRYLLQVMNVATPTKDCLELVKELLDPLMKARSERSLTRQERSILLDCETQIERLLATVFENYKSLDENSPTGLTDHFGLASHSAAPALHPALQVYSILHDILSSDAQTILQNYLQTAARKRCRKHMMETDEFVSGASESYQMDSITIATAYLKIKNLCISIRNEIQADIKINNHNTIHGQHIFPSSIDLANITAAIYSTELCKRLRTFLSAWPPSSPQPHVNELLVATADFERDLESWNISSVQGGVDSRNLFHNYIMVWIQDMQLILFDLCKAEKVPWAGVTTNHSTSPFAEKMYENIKDNLIQYEVVINRWPQYSLYLENAVANIERAIVKSLEKQYSEILTPLKDSIPKRLHLQVQKLARRQSATVQLVPNQLGIFLNTIKRILDVLHCRVEDILNSWASCLPVMGDKKLFGEQMNGITVLLRTRYKTYLQAIIGNLVNNIQGNKSTRLKKMLEETREADGEAEVRERMQLLNSQLADFISNLHEVFTSQIFIAICRGLWDRMGQIVLKFLEGRKENRIWYNGSCYALGILDDTFASQMQRLRGNALQEKDIEPPRSVIEARSILCKDTTNAADPSTYFYI from the exons AACAACAAGTACAAGTTGAAGAATGCACCACACGCTCTCCTCTAACTGATAAAAAATCACCACTCCCCAGATCACCACTTTTCGCTTCCAATAATAACCTCACTCCTAAATCTCCTTCTTTACCTCCTTTGAAATTCAACTCTTCTTTGCTTCCTCGTATTAACCTCGCATTCGGATTCAATCATAATGATAGTGtcagtgatgatgatgatgatgatgatgatgatgagagtgTTGATTCATTATCCTGTCCTGCTGCTGAAACCGATGATGAAAACGAAGAAGATCAAAGAATACTTGACAATTTGGATACTCCAATTGCACAGTGTTACGATGAGGAACAATTATTTGGATTTGGTAATGgaacaaaatataaaaccctCAAACCTAGTGGAATTTTGAGGAAGGGTTTGGTAAATGAGACTTTAATAATTCAAGTTCCGAATAGTGTTAATGCTAGGAGATTTACAGATGGAGAATTAGGTTTTAACAAATGTGTTCAGAAGAAAATGACTCCATGTGGAAGTGAAATTGGTACTGCTGGAAGAGGGGTTCGGTTTCAAAATACGAGTAATTTGAATGATTCTGTTGATTTGGCTACTCCAAGTGCTCCTCCAATCTTTATTGATGGTGAAGGAGGAGAAGGTGATGTTCATTATTCAGAAGGATCGGTGGCGAATGAAGTCGATGAAATGACTCAGCAGGATAGGAGATCTTGGCAATCTAGAGATTCTGTGAATTGTGATGATGGCGGAGGAAGAAGTGAGTGTTCAATTGAACAAAAGCCTAATACTGTTGCTGAAAG TCAGGAAACAACTTCTACCCAGGGCATGGAAAGGCAGGCTCCTCCTCCACACTTACAATATCTCAACAACAG TTGCAGTAGTCAAGATGCCTGGCAAACCCTTATCACTTATGACGCCTGCATTCGTTTATGCCTGCAAGCATGGGCAAGAGGCTGTACTGAGGCCCCGGAGTTTCTAAAGGATGAGTGTCTGGCTCTTCGAAGTGCCTTTGG GTTACATGAGTTCTTGTTGCAACCTCGAGGTATAAAGCCAACTGAAGGAAGTACAAGGAATTCAGAACAAACAGTGCCTCTCAAGACGAAGAAGGTTGTGGGGAAAATAAGAGTGGAAG TGAAGAAACTTCGTATTATACAAAGAAGAAAACTGAAGGGCACATTTTCAAACCGAGGATCAATGTATAAGCAAGCTGGGATGGAGTACGTCAGGCACGTTTCATCCATTGTGAAAAGTGGTATAAATTCTATAAAGTCAGCGTCGTTCTCAGTGACAGAAGAAG AGCCACTGTATTGTTTGATCCAACTCAAGAGTGCAACAGAAGAAAATGAATCAGAGTCATGTTCTGCAATTTTTCTTCGCCCTGGAAGTGGAGATTATCATGATTT TTTCCCATTGAGCCAAGGGGATGCTTTActtgtagaagtccaagattCTAAGAAGGGAGTCCATGGTGAAGCCAGGATTCCAATTTCATACCTTAATGATAATCCT AATGACAGAATTCGGTGGTGGGAAATAAATCATGATGATAATGAATGTGTTGGCAAGATCCAGCTCTCAATTGGAAGTACAATGACAAGTGGTGACAACAATCATATAAAG AGTGCTCCTGTTGTGGAAACTCAAGCTTATGATGTATTGTTGGAGGGTGCGATGCGTTCACAGTGTTTTCACTCCCGAAACTTGCGGCTAAATGGGCCATGGAAATGGTTGTTGGATGCATTTGCTGACTACTATGGAGTTTCCGATTCATATGCTAAATTGAG ATATCTATTACAGGTCATGAATGTAGCAACTCCAACAAAGGACTGCCTGGAGCTTGTGAAAGAGTTGCTTGATCCCCTAATGAAGGCCAGAAGTGAGAGAAGTCTGACTAGGCAAGAG AGAAGTATACTTTTGGATTGTGAAACACAAATTGAAAGACTACTAGCGACTGTTTTTGAGAATTACAAATCCCTTGATGAAAACTCGCCAACAGGTCTAACCGATCATTTTGGTCTAGCATCTCATTCAGCAGCACCAGCTTTACATCCTGCTCTACAGGTCTACAGTATTCTTCATGATATTCTATCTTCAGATGCCCAAACTATTCTACAGAACTATCTGCAG ACTGCAGCAAGAAAAAGGTGTAGAAAACACATGATGGAGACTGATGAATTTGTGTCGGGTGCCTCTGAAAGTTACCAAATGGACAGCATTACCATCGCAACGGCATACCTGAAGATAAAAAACCTTTGTATTTCCATAAGAAATGAAATTCAGGCAGACATAAAGATCAACAACCATAATACAATCCATGGTCAGCATATTTTTCCCAG TTCAATTGACCTGGCAAACATCACAGCAGCCATTTATAGCACAGAGCTGTGTAAAAGGCTGAGAACTTTCCTTTCTGCATGGCCACCATCAAGTCCACAGCCACATGTGAATGAGCTTCTAGTGGCAACTGCAGACTTTGAACGCGATCTCGAGTCATGGAATATAAG TTCTGTGCAGGGAGGTGTAGACTCCAGAAATTTGTTTCACAATTACATCATGGTTTGGATTCAGGATATGCAACTTATTTTGTTTGATCTTTGTAAAGCAGAAAAG GTTCCATGGGCTGGAGTCACCACAAACCATTCCACTTCACCATTTGCTGAGAAAATGTATGAGAACATTAAAGACAACTTGATCCAGTatgaagtggtaatcaataGATGGCCTCAATACTCCTTGTATTTGGAAAAT GCTGTGGCAAATATTGAAAGGGCAATTGTGAAATCGCTTGAAAAACAATACAGTGAGATCTTAACTCCTTTGAAAGATAGCATACCAAAGAGACTTCACTTGCAAGTTCAAAAGCTAGCAAGAAGACAATCAGCTACAGTTCAGTTGGTTCCTAACCAA TTGGGAATATTCTTGAACACCATCAAGAGGATACTTGATGTCCTGCATTGTAGAGTGGAAGACATCCTAAATTCATGGGCATCCTGTCTACCTGTCATGGGAGATAAGAAGTTGTTTGGAGAGCAAATGAATGGAATCACCGTGTTACTGAGAACCAGATACAAAACTTATTTGCAAGCAATAATAGGGAATCTTGTCAACAAT ATTCAAGGTAATAAGAGCACACGGCTGAAAAAGATGCTTGAGGAAACAAGAGAAGCAGATGGAGAAGCAGAAGTTCGTGAAAGAATGCAGTTGTTGAATTCACAACTCGCTGACTTCATTTCCAACCTTCATGAGGTCTTTACCAGCCAAATATTCATAGCAATATGTCGTGGATTGTGGGACAGAATGGGACAG attgttttgaaatttctaGAAGGGAGGAAAGAAAATAGAATATGGTACAATGGATCTTGCTATGCTCTTGGG ATATTGGATGACACATTTGCTTCTCAGATGCAAAGATTAAGAGGAAATGCATTGCAAGAGAAAGATATTGAGCCTCCTCGCTCAGTGATTGAAGCTCGATCTATTCTTTGCAAAGACACAACAAATGCAGCTGATCCATCTACTTACTTCTATATATAG
- the LOC11424075 gene encoding uncharacterized protein isoform X2 → MFTEGLDETALQWINKVSQQQVQVEECTTRSPLTDKKSPLPRSPLFASNNNLTPKSPSLPPLKFNSSLLPRINLAFGFNHNDSVSDDDDDDDDDESVDSLSCPAAETDDENEEDQRILDNLDTPIAQCYDEEQLFGFGNGTKYKTLKPSGILRKGLVNETLIIQVPNSVNARRFTDGELGFNKCVQKKMTPCGSEIGTAGRGVRFQNTSNLNDSVDLATPSAPPIFIDGEGGEGDVHYSEGSVANEVDEMTQQDRRSWQSRDSVNCDDGGGRSECSIEQKPNTVAESQETTSTQGMERQAPPPHLQYLNNSSCSSQDAWQTLITYDACIRLCLQAWARGCTEAPEFLKDECLALRSAFGLHEFLLQPRGIKPTEGSTRNSEQTVPLKTKKVVGKIRVEVKKLRIIQRRKLKGTFSNRGSMYKQAGMEYVRHVSSIVKSGINSIKSASFSVTEEEPLYCLIQLKSATEENESESCSAIFLRPGSGDYHDFFPLSQGDALLVEVQDSKKGVHGEARIPISYLNDNPNDRIRWWEINHDDNECVGKIQLSIGSTMTSGDNNHIKSAPVVETQAYDVLLEGAMRSQCFHSRNLRLNGPWKWLLDAFADYYGVSDSYAKLRYLLQVMNVATPTKDCLELVKELLDPLMKARSERSLTRQERSILLDCETQIERLLATVFENYKSLDENSPTGLTDHFGLASHSAAPALHPALQVYSILHDILSSDAQTILQNYLQTAARKRCRKHMMETDEFVSGASESYQMDSITIATAYLKIKNLCISIRNEIQADIKINNHNTIHGQHIFPSSIDLANITAAIYSTELCKRLRTFLSAWPPSSPQPHVNELLVATADFERDLESWNISSVQGGVDSRNLFHNYIMVWIQDMQLILFDLCKAEKVPWAGVTTNHSTSPFAEKMYENIKDNLIQYEVVINRWPQYSLYLENAVANIERAIVKSLEKQYSEILTPLKDSIPKRLHLQVQKLARRQSATVQLVPNQLGIFLNTIKRILDVLHCRVEDILNSWASCLPVMGDKKLFGEQMNGITVLLRTRYKTYLQAIIGNLVNNIQGNKSTRLKKMLEETREADGEAEVRERMQLLNSQLADFISNLHEVFTSQIFIAICRGLWDRMGQIVLKFLEGRKENRIWYNGSCYALGILDDTFASQMQRLRGNALQEKDIEPPRSVIEARSILCKDTTNAADPSTYFYI, encoded by the exons AACAACAAGTACAAGTTGAAGAATGCACCACACGCTCTCCTCTAACTGATAAAAAATCACCACTCCCCAGATCACCACTTTTCGCTTCCAATAATAACCTCACTCCTAAATCTCCTTCTTTACCTCCTTTGAAATTCAACTCTTCTTTGCTTCCTCGTATTAACCTCGCATTCGGATTCAATCATAATGATAGTGtcagtgatgatgatgatgatgatgatgatgatgagagtgTTGATTCATTATCCTGTCCTGCTGCTGAAACCGATGATGAAAACGAAGAAGATCAAAGAATACTTGACAATTTGGATACTCCAATTGCACAGTGTTACGATGAGGAACAATTATTTGGATTTGGTAATGgaacaaaatataaaaccctCAAACCTAGTGGAATTTTGAGGAAGGGTTTGGTAAATGAGACTTTAATAATTCAAGTTCCGAATAGTGTTAATGCTAGGAGATTTACAGATGGAGAATTAGGTTTTAACAAATGTGTTCAGAAGAAAATGACTCCATGTGGAAGTGAAATTGGTACTGCTGGAAGAGGGGTTCGGTTTCAAAATACGAGTAATTTGAATGATTCTGTTGATTTGGCTACTCCAAGTGCTCCTCCAATCTTTATTGATGGTGAAGGAGGAGAAGGTGATGTTCATTATTCAGAAGGATCGGTGGCGAATGAAGTCGATGAAATGACTCAGCAGGATAGGAGATCTTGGCAATCTAGAGATTCTGTGAATTGTGATGATGGCGGAGGAAGAAGTGAGTGTTCAATTGAACAAAAGCCTAATACTGTTGCTGAAAG TCAGGAAACAACTTCTACCCAGGGCATGGAAAGGCAGGCTCCTCCTCCACACTTACAATATCTCAACAACAG CAGTTGCAGTAGTCAAGATGCCTGGCAAACCCTTATCACTTATGACGCCTGCATTCGTTTATGCCTGCAAGCATGGGCAAGAGGCTGTACTGAGGCCCCGGAGTTTCTAAAGGATGAGTGTCTGGCTCTTCGAAGTGCCTTTGG GTTACATGAGTTCTTGTTGCAACCTCGAGGTATAAAGCCAACTGAAGGAAGTACAAGGAATTCAGAACAAACAGTGCCTCTCAAGACGAAGAAGGTTGTGGGGAAAATAAGAGTGGAAG TGAAGAAACTTCGTATTATACAAAGAAGAAAACTGAAGGGCACATTTTCAAACCGAGGATCAATGTATAAGCAAGCTGGGATGGAGTACGTCAGGCACGTTTCATCCATTGTGAAAAGTGGTATAAATTCTATAAAGTCAGCGTCGTTCTCAGTGACAGAAGAAG AGCCACTGTATTGTTTGATCCAACTCAAGAGTGCAACAGAAGAAAATGAATCAGAGTCATGTTCTGCAATTTTTCTTCGCCCTGGAAGTGGAGATTATCATGATTT TTTCCCATTGAGCCAAGGGGATGCTTTActtgtagaagtccaagattCTAAGAAGGGAGTCCATGGTGAAGCCAGGATTCCAATTTCATACCTTAATGATAATCCT AATGACAGAATTCGGTGGTGGGAAATAAATCATGATGATAATGAATGTGTTGGCAAGATCCAGCTCTCAATTGGAAGTACAATGACAAGTGGTGACAACAATCATATAAAG AGTGCTCCTGTTGTGGAAACTCAAGCTTATGATGTATTGTTGGAGGGTGCGATGCGTTCACAGTGTTTTCACTCCCGAAACTTGCGGCTAAATGGGCCATGGAAATGGTTGTTGGATGCATTTGCTGACTACTATGGAGTTTCCGATTCATATGCTAAATTGAG ATATCTATTACAGGTCATGAATGTAGCAACTCCAACAAAGGACTGCCTGGAGCTTGTGAAAGAGTTGCTTGATCCCCTAATGAAGGCCAGAAGTGAGAGAAGTCTGACTAGGCAAGAG AGAAGTATACTTTTGGATTGTGAAACACAAATTGAAAGACTACTAGCGACTGTTTTTGAGAATTACAAATCCCTTGATGAAAACTCGCCAACAGGTCTAACCGATCATTTTGGTCTAGCATCTCATTCAGCAGCACCAGCTTTACATCCTGCTCTACAGGTCTACAGTATTCTTCATGATATTCTATCTTCAGATGCCCAAACTATTCTACAGAACTATCTGCAG ACTGCAGCAAGAAAAAGGTGTAGAAAACACATGATGGAGACTGATGAATTTGTGTCGGGTGCCTCTGAAAGTTACCAAATGGACAGCATTACCATCGCAACGGCATACCTGAAGATAAAAAACCTTTGTATTTCCATAAGAAATGAAATTCAGGCAGACATAAAGATCAACAACCATAATACAATCCATGGTCAGCATATTTTTCCCAG TTCAATTGACCTGGCAAACATCACAGCAGCCATTTATAGCACAGAGCTGTGTAAAAGGCTGAGAACTTTCCTTTCTGCATGGCCACCATCAAGTCCACAGCCACATGTGAATGAGCTTCTAGTGGCAACTGCAGACTTTGAACGCGATCTCGAGTCATGGAATATAAG TTCTGTGCAGGGAGGTGTAGACTCCAGAAATTTGTTTCACAATTACATCATGGTTTGGATTCAGGATATGCAACTTATTTTGTTTGATCTTTGTAAAGCAGAAAAG GTTCCATGGGCTGGAGTCACCACAAACCATTCCACTTCACCATTTGCTGAGAAAATGTATGAGAACATTAAAGACAACTTGATCCAGTatgaagtggtaatcaataGATGGCCTCAATACTCCTTGTATTTGGAAAAT GCTGTGGCAAATATTGAAAGGGCAATTGTGAAATCGCTTGAAAAACAATACAGTGAGATCTTAACTCCTTTGAAAGATAGCATACCAAAGAGACTTCACTTGCAAGTTCAAAAGCTAGCAAGAAGACAATCAGCTACAGTTCAGTTGGTTCCTAACCAA TTGGGAATATTCTTGAACACCATCAAGAGGATACTTGATGTCCTGCATTGTAGAGTGGAAGACATCCTAAATTCATGGGCATCCTGTCTACCTGTCATGGGAGATAAGAAGTTGTTTGGAGAGCAAATGAATGGAATCACCGTGTTACTGAGAACCAGATACAAAACTTATTTGCAAGCAATAATAGGGAATCTTGTCAACAAT ATTCAAGGTAATAAGAGCACACGGCTGAAAAAGATGCTTGAGGAAACAAGAGAAGCAGATGGAGAAGCAGAAGTTCGTGAAAGAATGCAGTTGTTGAATTCACAACTCGCTGACTTCATTTCCAACCTTCATGAGGTCTTTACCAGCCAAATATTCATAGCAATATGTCGTGGATTGTGGGACAGAATGGGACAG attgttttgaaatttctaGAAGGGAGGAAAGAAAATAGAATATGGTACAATGGATCTTGCTATGCTCTTGGG ATATTGGATGACACATTTGCTTCTCAGATGCAAAGATTAAGAGGAAATGCATTGCAAGAGAAAGATATTGAGCCTCCTCGCTCAGTGATTGAAGCTCGATCTATTCTTTGCAAAGACACAACAAATGCAGCTGATCCATCTACTTACTTCTATATATAG